From Brassica oleracea var. oleracea cultivar TO1000 chromosome C3, BOL, whole genome shotgun sequence, a single genomic window includes:
- the LOC106331152 gene encoding uncharacterized protein LOC106331152, with protein MEVVETCTLPSGKESSMVEVVGSCIRMAVAETCSIPSGKESTMVVVVVSCRRMEVVETCTLPSGKESSMVEVVESCRRMAVVETFSQLLEKESSMVEYGGGGGELQTYGGGGDF; from the exons ATGGAGGTGGTGGAGACTTGTACTCTACCTTCGGGGAAGGAGAGTAGTATGGTGGAGGTGGTGGGGAGCTGTATACGTATGGCGGTGGCGGAGACTTGTAGTATACCTTCGGGGAAGGAGAGTACTATGGTGGTGGTGGTGGTGAGCTGTAGACGTATGGAGGTGGTGGAGACTTGTACTCTACCTTCGGGGAAGGAGAGTAGTATGGTGGAGGTGGTGGAGAGCTGCAGACGTATGGCGGTGGTGGAGACTTTTAGTCAACTTTTGGAGAAGGAGAGTAGTATGGTGGAG TATGGTGGAGGTGGTGGAGAGCTGCAGACGTATGGCGGTGGTGGAGACTTTTAG
- the LOC106332364 gene encoding WAT1-related protein At4g30420-like, producing MGKFEEYKPAMAMTGIQMCYAGVTLSARATMVNGLSPRVFILYRQAFATMFIFPFLYFSRGKPKISSLDLKSFSLIFLVSLVGITINQNLYLEGLYLASSAMGSAVGNIIPAITFLVSFLAGYEKVNLWDKRGLAKMAGTILCVAGATSMTLLRGPKILNSGSTLPVANALLGDLKDQNTWLFGCLFLFSSTVCWSFWLTLQVPISAYYPDHLSLSAWMCLFGTIQCAVVTFFLEKDPNVWILHSYSEFATCLYAGVGASALSFTVQAWAISKRGPVFSALFNPLCTVIVTILAALFFQEEIYIGSLIGGLGVIMGLYIVLWGKAKDVMMNQEQRDSENDSEVKIHNEDFSSTTNCNRDLEDPLLSK from the exons ATGGGAAAGTTCGAGGAGTACAAGCCAGCAATGGCCATGACCGGGATTCAGATGTGTTACGCAGGAGTGACTCTTTCTGCAAGAGCTACTATGGTTAATGGATTAAGCCCTCGTGTTTTTATCCTCTACAGACAAGCCTTTGCGACCATGTTCATCTTCCCGTTTCTCTACTTCTCAAG GGGAAAACCGAAGATATCTTCACTGGATCTCAAGAGTTTTTCTTTAATTTTCTTGGTCTCGCTTGTAGG CATTACTATCAATCAAAACCTGTATCTTGAAGGTCTTTACTTAGCTTCATCGGCAATGGGAAGCGCCGTGGGTAACATCATCCCTGCGATCACCTTCCTCGTCTCATTTCTCGCAGG ATATGAGAAAGTGAACCTCTGGGATAAAAGAGGCCTAGCGAAGATGGCAGGGACGATCCTCTGTGTAGCAGGAGCGACCTCCATGACTCTTCTTCGTGGACCAAAGATTCTCAACTCAGGATCCACTTTACCAGTAGCCAATGCATTATTAGGAGATTTGAAAGACCAGAACACGTGGCTGTTTGGTTGTTTGTTCTTGTTCTCTAGCACTGTTTGTTGGTCCTTTTGGCTTACGCTTCAG GTTCCAATCTCTGCCTATTACCCAGATCACCTCTCTTTATCAGCTTGGATGTGTTTATTTGGAACAATACAATGCGCAGTGGTCACTTTCTTCCTTGAGAAGGACCCAAACGTTTGGATTCTCCATTCATACTCCGAGTTTGCAACCTGTCTTTACGCA GGAGTTGGGGCGTCAGCACTTTCGTTTACGGTCCAAGCTTGGGCTATATCAAAGAGAGGTCCTGTTTTCTCTGCATTGTTTAATCCTCTCTGCACAGTCATCGTCACAATCTTGGCTGCTCTGTTCTTCCAAGAAGAGATTTACATTGGAAG TTTAATCGGAGGATTAGGAGTCATTATGGGACTTTACATTGTGCTTTGGGGTAAAGCAAAAGATGTCATGATGAATCAAGAACAGAGAGACAGTGAAAACGACTCAGAAGTGAAGATTCATAACGAAGATTTTTCAAGCACAACAAACTGTAACAGAGATCTTGAGGATCCCCTTCTGTCAAAATAG